Proteins encoded in a region of the Candidatus Bathyarchaeota archaeon genome:
- a CDS encoding Lrp/AsnC family transcriptional regulator, with protein sequence MEAYVLVNCEAGESWEIAKAALKVENVKMAHAVTGQYDVVAFVEFVDMDVLTDILGRFQTMN encoded by the coding sequence GTGGAAGCGTATGTCTTAGTTAACTGCGAAGCCGGTGAATCCTGGGAAATTGCCAAAGCTGCGCTTAAGGTAGAGAACGTGAAGATGGCGCATGCTGTTACTGGTCAGTATGATGTAGTTGCCTTTGTTGAGTTTGTTGACATGGACGTGTTGACGGACATTCTTGGCAGGTTTCAGACTATGAATG